Proteins co-encoded in one Brassica oleracea var. oleracea cultivar TO1000 chromosome C4, BOL, whole genome shotgun sequence genomic window:
- the LOC106337527 gene encoding uncharacterized protein LOC106337527 — protein sequence MASLSLLSGGALQARCARHAHVSPRAAHATKAAPPSYSLTGASRRNLLFSLTAATVVTGLQPASMAETIPLFGIRKKLKKAEEEAVEIVKEGFETAEKGLETAEKGIEAAEKGVETAEKEIETAVSYNGLTQAGAVVAAEFVGVLVATSVVNGILGPEAQKS from the coding sequence ATGGCTTCGCTTTCTTTACTCAGCGGCGGTGCTCTCCAGGCTCGTTGCGCAAGACATGCACATGTTAGCCCACGCGCGGCGCATGCTACCAAAGCCGCGCCTCCGTCCTACTCTCTAACCGGCGCCTCTCGCAGGAACCTGCTGTTTTCCCTGACGGCAGCGACGGTGGTGACGGGACTGCAGCCTGCATCAATGGCGGAGACTATTCCGTTATTCGGGATCAGAAAGAAGCTGAAGAAGGCAGAAGAAGAAGCGGTGGAGATCGTGAAGGAAGGCTTCGAGACGGCGGAGAAAGGACTAGAGACGGCGGAGAAAGGAATAGAGGCGGCGGAGAAGGGAGTAGAGACGGCGGAGAAAGAAATCGAGACGGCGGTTAGTTACAACGGATTGACACAGGCGGGAGCAGTCGTGGCTGCTGAGTTCGTGGGAGTTCTTGTCGCAACTTCGGTCGTCAACGGCATTTTAGGACCTGAAGCCCAGAAGTCGTAG
- the LOC106340112 gene encoding uncharacterized protein LOC106340112, producing MGICMSYESTQVATAKLILQDGRMMEFTTPVKVGYVLQKNPMCFICNSDDMDFDDVVSAISADEELQLGQLYFALPLSSLHQSLKAEEMAALAVKASSALMRSGGSCGLDKCRCRRKCVSPVIFSVRSLTAAGSHGQTRNGKRRGGGGSGRRKYEAKLSKIEE from the coding sequence ATGGGTATATGCATGTCGTACGAGTCGACACAGGTGGCCACGGCGAAGCTGATCTTGCAAGATGGAAGGATGATGGAGTTCACGACTCCGGTCAAAGTGGGTTACGTTCTGCAAAAGAATCCCATGTGTTTTATATGTAACTCCGATGATATGGACTTCGACGATGTCGTGTCCGCCATTAGCGCCGATGAGGAGCTTCAGCTTGGACAGCTTTACTTTGCATTGCCTCTCAGCTCGCTTCATCAGTCTCTTAAAGCGGAGGAGATGGCTGCATTGGCTGTTAAAGCTAGCTCTGCTCTCATGAGAAGCGGTGGTTCTTGCGGCCTAGATAAATGCCGGTGTCGCCGGAAATGTGTTTCTCCGGTTATCTTCTCTGTCCGGAGTCTGACGGCGGCGGGATCTCACGGTCAGACGAGGAATGGGAAAAGACGCGGCGGTGGTGGTAGCGGGAGGAGGAAGTATGAGGCCAAGTTGAGTAAAATAGAAGAATGA